One window of the Dongia rigui genome contains the following:
- a CDS encoding LuxR C-terminal-related transcriptional regulator, with protein sequence MLIETKLRPPELKRDLVARARLLRQLDGALAARLVVLSAPPGFGKSTLLGQWIASLKARDAAVGWLALDRDDDEIGRFLSYLVAALQRADPQVAPHVPALLQSSPVLPVDSVLTSIVNDLSHRTQPLFLILDDCQFLSSPEICRFLDALLAYAPASLHLVVATRGPLPFGLAHMRVRGQLINLDDMQLRFSLEETESLFQAAELRDLPLSDVVTLQHRTEGWVAGLQLASLSLEEPAGRAAFIRNFSGSHRDVAEFLTQDVLARQSPDLRDFLIKTSILSRISAPLADAVLGRDDSAAMLQAIEAANLFLIPLDRERHWFRYHHLFAEFLQAQLQEVGRGEIAKLHGRAADWLSANGLTSEAVAHALAAGDADRAAALVEDCAMPLIMASHLNTVRAWLGQLPPDLIARRPRLQLAEVWIQFHMSRPQEAARTLKSAKQSIVAAQAAGKLDRETQAALQAELCTLTVGVVSAADRSRTAARLADSWADAIPENRPFFKGTLGNINAFCHFSLGDLDGARILSLKARDSHGAAQSVFGVVYSDLILGLVEKAAGNLTGAAQFFARAIAAARRELGAGSYAEAMVAIFEVELLYEWCDLAGAERLLHTHRQIIEECGLVVHEMACKLHLARIAAARGRHDEAMAVLERAERLGIEKRYHRLTASALNDRVRLLLQRGDVQAARFALPARGVGGEGKKNAGLAALTPATEPEFMAQARVLIASAKPEAALKLLDRVADNVRRDGRLRRLSQVRALAAIASYQAGDALSALAAAVDAVSICAPQKALRTLVDEGQALREVIDFSRKRMPSWSGDTPTGQFLDRLMDEFGKPERGPTQSAHLRKGDPGFSPREIDVVQLLGIGHSNRDMAQALGMAPDTVKWHLKNIFGKLGVANRTQAVLRLQDIGLTLPQQPGP encoded by the coding sequence ATGCTGATCGAAACCAAATTGCGGCCGCCGGAATTGAAGCGCGATCTCGTGGCACGGGCGCGACTGCTGCGGCAGCTCGATGGTGCGCTGGCGGCGCGGCTCGTCGTGCTGTCGGCGCCGCCGGGTTTCGGCAAGAGCACCTTGCTGGGGCAATGGATCGCCAGCCTGAAGGCGCGGGACGCCGCCGTCGGCTGGCTGGCGCTCGACCGTGACGATGACGAGATCGGCCGGTTCCTGAGTTATCTGGTGGCGGCGTTGCAGCGGGCCGATCCGCAGGTCGCGCCCCATGTGCCGGCGCTGTTGCAATCGAGCCCGGTGCTGCCGGTCGATTCCGTGCTGACCTCGATCGTCAACGATCTCAGCCACCGCACGCAGCCGCTGTTCCTGATCCTGGATGATTGCCAGTTTCTGTCTTCGCCGGAGATCTGCCGCTTCCTCGACGCGCTGCTGGCCTATGCGCCGGCCAGCCTGCATCTGGTCGTCGCCACGCGGGGGCCCTTGCCCTTTGGCCTGGCGCATATGCGGGTGCGGGGTCAGCTGATCAATCTCGACGACATGCAATTGCGCTTCTCGCTGGAGGAAACGGAAAGCCTGTTTCAGGCGGCGGAACTGCGTGACCTTCCCTTAAGCGACGTGGTGACGCTGCAGCACCGGACCGAAGGCTGGGTCGCCGGGCTGCAGCTGGCGTCGCTCTCATTGGAAGAGCCGGCGGGCCGGGCTGCCTTCATCCGCAATTTTTCCGGCAGCCATCGTGATGTCGCCGAGTTCCTGACCCAGGATGTGCTGGCGCGCCAATCGCCGGACCTCCGGGACTTCCTCATCAAGACCTCGATCTTGAGCCGGATCTCGGCACCGCTGGCCGACGCCGTGCTGGGGCGCGATGACAGTGCCGCCATGCTGCAGGCGATCGAGGCGGCCAATCTCTTTCTCATTCCTCTCGACCGGGAGCGACACTGGTTCCGCTATCATCATCTCTTTGCCGAATTCCTGCAGGCGCAATTGCAGGAGGTGGGGCGGGGCGAGATCGCCAAGCTCCATGGCCGGGCGGCCGACTGGCTTTCCGCCAACGGTCTGACATCGGAGGCCGTGGCCCACGCGCTGGCAGCGGGCGATGCCGACCGGGCGGCGGCGCTGGTCGAGGATTGCGCGATGCCGCTCATCATGGCGAGCCATCTCAACACCGTGCGTGCCTGGCTCGGGCAGTTGCCGCCGGACCTCATCGCGCGTCGGCCGCGCTTGCAATTGGCCGAGGTCTGGATCCAGTTCCATATGAGCCGCCCGCAGGAAGCGGCACGCACGCTGAAATCGGCCAAGCAATCGATCGTCGCGGCGCAGGCTGCCGGCAAGCTCGACCGTGAGACGCAGGCGGCGCTGCAGGCAGAACTGTGCACGCTCACCGTCGGTGTCGTCTCCGCCGCCGACCGATCGCGGACGGCGGCACGCCTCGCCGACAGCTGGGCAGATGCCATCCCCGAGAACAGGCCCTTCTTCAAGGGGACACTCGGCAACATCAACGCCTTCTGCCATTTCTCGCTGGGCGATCTCGATGGCGCGCGCATCTTGAGCCTCAAGGCGCGCGACAGTCATGGTGCCGCGCAATCGGTCTTCGGTGTCGTTTATTCGGACCTCATCCTGGGTCTGGTCGAGAAGGCCGCCGGAAACCTCACCGGTGCTGCGCAGTTTTTCGCGCGCGCCATCGCCGCGGCCCGGCGCGAGCTTGGTGCCGGCTCCTATGCCGAAGCGATGGTGGCGATCTTCGAGGTCGAGCTGCTCTATGAATGGTGCGATCTCGCCGGGGCCGAGCGCCTGTTGCATACGCACCGCCAGATCATCGAGGAATGCGGCCTGGTTGTGCATGAAATGGCGTGCAAGCTGCATCTTGCCCGCATCGCCGCGGCCCGTGGTCGGCATGACGAGGCGATGGCGGTGCTGGAACGGGCCGAGCGGCTCGGTATCGAGAAGCGCTATCACCGCCTGACCGCCAGCGCTCTCAATGACCGCGTGCGCCTGCTGCTGCAGCGGGGCGACGTGCAGGCGGCACGCTTCGCCTTGCCGGCGCGGGGTGTCGGTGGGGAGGGGAAGAAGAATGCGGGCCTCGCTGCGCTGACGCCGGCGACGGAACCGGAATTCATGGCGCAGGCACGTGTGTTGATTGCCTCGGCCAAGCCCGAGGCGGCGCTGAAGCTGCTCGACCGGGTGGCGGACAATGTGCGGCGTGACGGTCGCTTGCGGCGCCTCTCCCAGGTGCGCGCGCTGGCGGCGATCGCGTCCTATCAGGCCGGCGACGCACTGTCGGCGCTGGCGGCGGCGGTCGATGCGGTTTCCATTTGCGCGCCGCAAAAGGCGCTGCGGACGCTGGTCGATGAAGGTCAGGCCCTGCGCGAGGTGATCGACTTTTCAAGGAAACGCATGCCGAGTTGGTCGGGGGATACGCCGACGGGTCAGTTTCTCGACCGGCTGATGGACGAATTCGGCAAGCCCGAGCGCGGCCCAACCCAGTCAGCGCATTTGCGCAAAGGCGATCCGGGCTTCAGCCCACGCGAGATCGATGTGGTGCAGCTGCTGGGCATCGGCCACAGCAACCGCGACATGGCCCAGGCGCTCGGCATGGCGCCGGACACGGTTAAATGGCACCTCAAAAACATCTTCGGTAAGCTGGGGGTGGCCAACCGGACCCAGGCGGTGCTGCGCCTGCAGGACATCGGCCTGACATTGCCGCAGCAACCCGGTCCCTGA
- the otnI gene encoding 2-oxo-tetronate isomerase: protein MPRLAANLSMMFHEWPFLERFKAAKEAGFTAVEYLFPYEHPAEAMGAALQDNDLTQALFNLPPGDWAAGERGLATQPARRDEFRTGVATALRYAAATGVKRLHVMSGHGASDDKAARAAYADALRFACDQAGPAGIEILIEPINGRDMPGYFMNDFDLAVDLITELGLPNLKLQFDIYHRQIIRGDVLTGLKTLLPLIAHVQIASVPARAEPGSGELDDIRVLQELDALGYTGFVGCEYRPAAGTLAGLAWREKL, encoded by the coding sequence ATGCCGCGCCTTGCCGCCAATCTCTCCATGATGTTCCACGAATGGCCCTTCCTGGAACGCTTCAAGGCGGCGAAGGAAGCTGGCTTCACGGCAGTCGAGTATCTTTTCCCCTATGAACATCCGGCCGAGGCCATGGGTGCGGCTTTGCAAGACAACGATCTCACCCAGGCACTGTTCAACCTGCCGCCGGGGGATTGGGCGGCGGGCGAGCGGGGGCTGGCCACACAGCCTGCCCGCCGCGATGAATTCCGGACCGGTGTCGCCACCGCCCTCCGCTATGCTGCGGCAACCGGCGTCAAGCGCCTCCACGTGATGAGCGGCCACGGCGCCAGCGATGACAAGGCCGCCCGCGCCGCCTATGCCGACGCCCTGCGCTTTGCCTGCGACCAGGCGGGACCCGCTGGCATCGAGATCCTCATCGAGCCCATCAACGGGCGCGACATGCCCGGCTATTTCATGAACGATTTCGACTTGGCCGTGGATCTGATCACTGAACTGGGCTTGCCCAACCTCAAGCTGCAATTCGACATCTATCACCGCCAGATCATTCGGGGCGATGTGCTGACGGGGCTGAAGACCCTGCTGCCACTCATCGCTCACGTCCAGATCGCCAGCGTCCCGGCGCGGGCCGAACCCGGCAGCGGCGAGCTTGACGACATCCGCGTGCTCCAGGAACTCGATGCCCTGGGCTATACCGGTTTTGTCGGCTGCGAATACCGGCCGGCGGCTGGAACGCTCGCCGGCCTTGCCTGGCGTGAGAAGCTCTAG
- a CDS encoding SDR family oxidoreductase: MTIKTAIVTGAGTGVGKAIVKALLGQGFKVAMVGRRQEVLDAAAKELDATGSDTLVLPADIGDPAAVAGVFDQVKARWGRLDLLVNNAGIGAPAIPLEELSAEQWLGVVAANLNGAFFCTQQAFKIMKAQSPRGGRIINNGSISATTPRPHSAPYTATKHAITGLTKSTALDGRPFDIACGQIDIGNAATEMTRKMATGVLQANGSTAVEATMDAKHVGDAVAYMASLPLDANVLTMTVMATQMPFVGRG; the protein is encoded by the coding sequence ATGACCATCAAGACGGCAATCGTCACCGGCGCCGGCACAGGTGTCGGCAAGGCCATCGTCAAGGCGCTGCTCGGGCAAGGCTTCAAGGTCGCCATGGTCGGCCGCCGGCAGGAGGTGCTCGACGCTGCTGCCAAGGAACTGGATGCGACCGGTAGCGATACCCTGGTCCTGCCGGCAGATATCGGCGATCCGGCAGCGGTTGCCGGCGTGTTCGATCAGGTCAAAGCGCGCTGGGGGCGGCTCGATCTCCTGGTCAACAATGCCGGCATCGGCGCCCCCGCGATCCCGCTCGAGGAATTGTCGGCCGAGCAATGGCTGGGGGTGGTGGCGGCCAATCTCAACGGTGCCTTTTTCTGCACGCAGCAGGCCTTCAAGATCATGAAGGCGCAATCGCCGCGCGGTGGCCGCATCATCAACAATGGCTCGATCTCGGCCACCACGCCGCGCCCGCATTCCGCACCTTACACGGCGACCAAGCATGCCATCACGGGGCTGACCAAATCGACGGCGCTCGACGGGCGGCCGTTTGATATCGCCTGCGGCCAGATCGACATCGGCAATGCGGCGACCGAGATGACGCGCAAGATGGCAACCGGCGTGCTGCAGGCCAATGGCTCGACGGCGGTAGAAGCCACGATGGACGCCAAGCATGTCGGCGATGCCGTTGCCTATATGGCAAGCCTGCCGCTCGATGCCAATGTCCTTACCATGACCGTGATGGCGACGCAGATGCCCTTCGTCGGGCGCGGCTAG
- the denD gene encoding D-erythronate dehydrogenase: MHILIIGAAGMVGRKLTDRLVASGIGGKAVETLTLVDVVPPTAPAGFKGSAHTLTADLSQPGQSEKLVGARPDIIFHLAAIVSGEAEADFDKGYRINLDGTRFLFEAIRQEGLRSPYKPRLVFTSSIAVFGAPFADKIEDTFLSAPLTSYGTQKAIGELLLSDYSRKGFFDGIGIRLPTICIRPGKPNKAASGFFSNILREPLAGAEAVLPVDESVRHWHASPRAAVGFLLHAATLDLEKVGPRRNLSLPGLSATVGEQIEALRRVAGEKAVKLIRREPDAIIQKIVAGWPSDFNPARAVALGFRAESSFDDIIRVHIEDELGGKIG; encoded by the coding sequence ATGCATATTCTCATCATCGGTGCCGCTGGCATGGTCGGCCGCAAATTGACCGATCGATTGGTTGCCAGCGGCATCGGCGGCAAGGCGGTTGAAACGCTGACGCTGGTCGATGTGGTGCCGCCAACGGCACCCGCGGGTTTCAAGGGCAGCGCCCACACGCTGACCGCCGACCTGTCGCAGCCGGGTCAATCGGAAAAGCTGGTCGGCGCCCGCCCGGACATCATCTTTCATCTGGCGGCCATTGTCTCGGGCGAGGCGGAAGCCGATTTCGACAAAGGCTATCGCATCAATCTTGACGGCACGCGGTTTCTCTTCGAGGCGATCCGGCAGGAAGGCCTACGGTCACCCTACAAGCCCCGCCTCGTCTTCACCTCGTCGATCGCGGTCTTCGGCGCCCCCTTCGCCGACAAGATCGAGGATACCTTCCTCAGCGCACCGCTCACCTCCTATGGCACGCAGAAGGCGATCGGCGAGCTGTTGCTCTCCGATTATTCGCGCAAAGGATTCTTCGACGGCATCGGCATTCGCCTGCCCACCATCTGCATCCGGCCGGGGAAGCCGAACAAGGCGGCCTCCGGTTTCTTCTCCAACATCCTGCGCGAGCCGCTCGCTGGCGCGGAGGCGGTGCTGCCGGTCGATGAAAGTGTGCGCCATTGGCATGCGAGCCCACGCGCGGCGGTGGGATTCCTGCTGCATGCGGCGACCCTGGACCTGGAGAAGGTCGGGCCTCGCCGCAATCTGAGCCTCCCCGGTCTCTCGGCGACGGTCGGCGAGCAGATCGAGGCGTTGCGCCGCGTCGCCGGCGAGAAGGCGGTGAAGCTCATCCGCCGCGAGCCGGATGCGATCATCCAGAAGATCGTCGCCGGCTGGCCCAGCGATTTCAACCCCGCCCGCGCCGTGGCGCTTGGCTTCCGCGCCGAAAGCTCGTTTGATGATATCATCCGCGTCCATATCGAGGATGAACTCGGCGGCAAAATCGGCTGA
- a CDS encoding dimethylsulfonioproprionate lyase family protein: MTSSETLWLEIDRFLATLDPAHAGVASVRARMREMTDIRSRSLLRPANAPLCGYLEEALAAIETERAIPLQQALRHAPLHWESYRGYVADTIGPHFPKRHAYASLMVGADPDWACDFDLGLFLITPGTLYRDHHHLAPELYVPLTGPSKWRFGAGKDWAEKPAGAIVWNPPNQVHATLVGTVPFLCLYAWTEAVHVPAKVDFSEDWNALEAVG, from the coding sequence ATGACGTCTTCCGAAACGCTTTGGCTGGAGATCGACCGGTTTCTGGCGACCCTCGATCCCGCACATGCGGGTGTCGCCAGTGTGCGGGCACGCATGAGGGAGATGACCGACATCCGCAGCCGCTCGCTGCTGCGACCCGCCAACGCGCCGCTTTGCGGCTATCTTGAGGAAGCGTTGGCGGCGATCGAGACAGAGCGTGCCATCCCGCTGCAGCAGGCGCTCCGCCATGCCCCGCTCCATTGGGAGAGCTACCGGGGCTATGTCGCCGACACGATCGGCCCGCATTTTCCCAAACGCCATGCCTATGCGAGTCTCATGGTGGGCGCCGATCCGGATTGGGCGTGCGATTTCGATCTGGGTTTATTCCTCATCACGCCGGGGACGCTCTACCGCGATCATCATCATCTGGCACCGGAACTCTATGTGCCGCTGACCGGCCCCAGCAAATGGCGCTTCGGTGCCGGCAAGGATTGGGCCGAAAAGCCGGCCGGGGCCATTGTCTGGAATCCACCCAACCAGGTCCATGCGACCCTGGTCGGAACCGTGCCGTTCTTGTGCCTCTATGCCTGGACCGAGGCGGTGCATGTGCCGGCCAAGGTCGACTTTTCAGAAGATTGGAACGCGCTGGAGGCAGTGGGCTGA
- a CDS encoding autoinducer 2 ABC transporter substrate-binding protein has protein sequence MVLAVEKTAMPRQGEANMYKTMILALGLAVGSGGVAMAQSAWTGGDDLPTSPLACDGAAAAAASVPYDGGQPTGAPDLKGKKITVVDVPKLIGIGYFNATSKGIADAAAELGTVDAKTDGPTKANIDEQITFLDNSITSGVNGILFAANDPVAIAPVLKKALSKGIHVVGYDANSTPDAREWFVNQAQFNGIAKSMIDNMAKEAGEEAAFAIVTSTFTTPNQARWIAEMAAYQAKCHPKMKWLETVEAQEDNVLSFNQATTLINKYGDELKGIFGMTSVATPASAEAVSQGGKCGSIAVVGLATPNAMKPYVEKDCVKSVVLWNPVDLGYAAMYVLRAAIDGDLKPGATSVKAGKLGELQVINGSEVLLGQPYTFTKENINNFDF, from the coding sequence ATGGTTCTCGCCGTCGAGAAAACCGCCATGCCAAGACAAGGAGAAGCCAACATGTACAAGACCATGATACTGGCGTTGGGACTCGCCGTGGGGAGCGGTGGCGTGGCGATGGCGCAATCGGCCTGGACCGGCGGCGACGATCTGCCGACCAGTCCCTTGGCGTGCGATGGGGCGGCGGCTGCCGCCGCCTCGGTGCCCTATGACGGCGGTCAGCCGACCGGTGCGCCGGACCTTAAGGGCAAGAAGATCACCGTCGTCGATGTGCCGAAATTGATCGGCATCGGCTATTTCAACGCGACCTCGAAGGGGATCGCGGATGCGGCGGCCGAACTGGGTACGGTCGATGCCAAGACAGATGGCCCGACCAAGGCCAATATCGACGAACAGATCACCTTCCTCGACAACTCCATCACCAGCGGCGTCAATGGCATCCTCTTTGCCGCCAATGACCCGGTGGCGATCGCGCCGGTGTTGAAGAAGGCGCTCTCCAAGGGCATCCATGTCGTGGGCTATGACGCCAATTCGACGCCGGATGCCCGCGAATGGTTCGTCAACCAGGCGCAGTTCAATGGCATCGCCAAGTCGATGATCGACAACATGGCCAAGGAAGCGGGCGAGGAAGCGGCCTTTGCCATCGTCACCTCGACCTTCACCACGCCGAACCAGGCGCGCTGGATCGCCGAGATGGCCGCCTATCAGGCCAAATGCCACCCGAAGATGAAATGGCTGGAGACGGTCGAGGCGCAGGAAGACAACGTCCTTTCCTTCAACCAGGCGACGACGCTCATTAACAAATATGGCGATGAGCTCAAGGGCATCTTCGGCATGACCAGTGTCGCGACCCCGGCCTCGGCCGAAGCCGTCAGCCAAGGCGGCAAATGCGGCAGCATCGCGGTGGTGGGTCTTGCCACACCCAATGCGATGAAGCCCTATGTCGAGAAGGATTGCGTGAAATCGGTCGTGTTGTGGAACCCGGTCGATCTCGGCTATGCCGCCATGTATGTGCTGCGCGCCGCGATCGATGGCGATTTGAAGCCCGGTGCCACCTCGGTCAAGGCCGGCAAGCTCGGCGAGCTGCAGGTCATCAACGGCAGCGAGGTGCTGCTCGGCCAGCCCTATACCTTCACCAAGGAAAACATCAACAACTTCGACTTCTAA
- a CDS encoding ABC transporter permease, with translation MTIRSFLRHEMILLLLLVVALIVLAQQSDRFFTTDNLLNQARLMAEVGLLALPMTFVIVTGGIDLSVGSIFGLAAILLGVFWQGLGLPLPLAMVLAVVVGGVAGLGNGLIITRFNVPPLIATLATLALYRGLAEGISQARSVRGYPDWFFVLGQGEVMGLPTQLWFLLAIALLAAVLLGLTTFGRTTYAIGANEVAARFSGLNVARTKLLIYTGSGLIAGLAAVIFVSRVSTTRSDMGTGLELDVITAVVLGGTSIFGGKGTIIGTILGLILMQALKNGLALGGVKGDGTIVVIGVVLIAAILLGNLLSRNGDG, from the coding sequence ATGACCATCCGCTCCTTCCTGCGCCATGAGATGATCCTGCTGCTGTTGCTGGTCGTGGCGCTGATCGTCCTTGCCCAGCAATCCGACCGGTTCTTCACCACCGACAATCTCCTCAACCAGGCGCGCCTGATGGCGGAGGTGGGGCTCCTTGCCTTGCCGATGACCTTCGTCATCGTGACGGGCGGCATCGATCTGTCGGTGGGGTCGATCTTCGGCCTCGCCGCCATCCTGCTCGGTGTTTTCTGGCAAGGGCTGGGTTTGCCGCTGCCGCTCGCCATGGTGCTGGCGGTGGTGGTGGGCGGTGTTGCGGGGCTTGGCAACGGGCTCATCATAACGCGGTTCAATGTGCCGCCGCTGATTGCGACGCTGGCGACACTGGCGCTCTATCGGGGGCTTGCCGAGGGCATCAGCCAGGCGCGCTCGGTGCGCGGCTATCCCGACTGGTTCTTTGTGCTGGGGCAGGGCGAGGTCATGGGCCTGCCGACACAGCTGTGGTTCTTGCTGGCAATCGCCCTTCTGGCGGCTGTCTTGCTCGGGCTTACCACGTTTGGCCGCACGACCTATGCGATCGGCGCCAATGAGGTGGCGGCACGCTTCTCCGGCCTCAATGTCGCCCGCACCAAGCTCCTGATCTATACCGGCTCGGGCCTCATTGCGGGATTGGCCGCCGTCATCTTCGTCTCACGCGTCTCGACGACGCGCTCCGACATGGGAACGGGGCTGGAGCTTGATGTCATTACCGCCGTGGTGCTGGGGGGCACGTCGATTTTCGGCGGCAAGGGCACCATCATCGGCACCATCCTGGGCCTCATCCTGATGCAGGCATTGAAGAACGGCCTCGCCTTGGGCGGGGTCAAGGGGGATGGCACCATTGTCGTGATCGGCGTCGTGCTGATCGCGGCCATTCTGTTGGGAAATCTACTGAGCCGAAACGGCGACGGCTGA
- a CDS encoding ABC transporter permease yields MSIEAVPSRPSWARRLGGLIEANGQEAIILAAIILLFIVVGAVNPRYLGSSNLTSIFSGNAYIAVAAIGMSLVIISGNIDVSVGSLIGVLATIAGTLAVNGYPIIVCWLGPLVVGVAVNAFVGILVAYVRIPSIVVTLGMLSVLKGGLISVTAGAWINNLPPAFMLAQFRVLGIPSPVYFMVVLTVLAALWMRYSAFGRTIYAIGGNPDAARVTGIRIERATVSVFMIHGFFAGIAAVLFATQLQVIQSTVPPNLELTVITAAVVGGVSILGGTGTVIGATLAAILFAAIGSALIFTSVSAYWLRAVQGLLILATVLADMARRNRLR; encoded by the coding sequence ATGAGCATTGAAGCCGTGCCATCCCGCCCGTCATGGGCGCGCCGCCTGGGCGGCTTAATCGAAGCCAATGGCCAGGAAGCGATCATCCTTGCCGCCATCATTCTGCTCTTCATCGTGGTGGGTGCCGTCAACCCGCGTTACTTGGGCAGTTCCAACCTCACCAGCATCTTTTCCGGCAACGCCTATATCGCCGTTGCCGCCATCGGCATGTCGCTGGTCATCATCTCCGGCAATATCGACGTCTCGGTCGGCTCGTTGATTGGTGTTTTGGCGACGATTGCCGGGACGCTCGCGGTCAACGGCTATCCGATCATTGTCTGCTGGCTGGGGCCGCTGGTGGTCGGTGTCGCGGTCAATGCCTTCGTCGGCATCCTCGTCGCCTATGTCCGCATCCCCTCCATCGTGGTGACGCTGGGCATGCTGTCGGTCTTGAAAGGCGGCCTGATCAGCGTGACGGCCGGTGCCTGGATCAACAATCTGCCGCCGGCATTCATGCTGGCCCAGTTCCGCGTGCTCGGCATTCCGTCGCCGGTCTATTTCATGGTGGTGCTGACCGTCCTTGCCGCCCTGTGGATGCGCTACAGCGCCTTCGGCCGCACCATCTATGCCATCGGGGGCAATCCGGATGCGGCGCGGGTGACCGGCATTCGGATCGAACGGGCGACGGTCAGCGTCTTCATGATCCACGGCTTTTTTGCCGGCATCGCCGCGGTGCTGTTCGCCACGCAATTGCAGGTCATCCAGTCGACCGTGCCGCCCAATCTGGAACTGACCGTCATCACGGCCGCCGTCGTGGGCGGTGTCAGCATTCTGGGCGGCACGGGCACTGTCATCGGCGCGACATTGGCTGCCATCCTTTTTGCCGCGATTGGCTCCGCGCTCATCTTCACCAGCGTCTCAGCCTATTGGCTGCGCGCGGTGCAGGGCCTCCTCATTCTGGCGACGGTGCTGGCCGACATGGCCCGGCGCAACCGGCTGCGCTGA
- a CDS encoding sugar ABC transporter ATP-binding protein: MTAIIELSHVSKSFGNLKVLKDVSFDVQPGEVHALLGENGAGKSTLIKIISGVLHPDEGELRIAGETARLTSPRDARARGIATVYQELLLFPELSVAENIYLGHAPRTRWGAIDWPEMRAGARRLLDSLDSHDLHVDTKVGLLSVANRQRVEIAKALSQEARLLIMDEPTAALADADARKLLVIVRRLRERGVGIIYVSHRMQEIFALADRVTVLRDGAFIATKPIGEVTESALVSMMVGRSIDQLFPKVDTQPGATVLELRHVSHRDVVRNVSLTLRAGEILGIAGLIGSGRTETALTIFGITPATSGEILMDGKPVTIESPAAARALGIAYVPEDRGLQGLVKPQTIRENVSLAIIDRLAKFLLIDRRREGQLARESITRFGVRARGPEQAVRQLSGGNQQKVVLAKWIATKPRVLIMDEPTRGIDVGAKAEIHALMSRLAGEGLAVLMISSELPEVLGMSDRVLVMRGGEIVAAFDRADATPDAVGAAMTAAGQSALVGAA, from the coding sequence ATGACCGCCATCATCGAACTCAGCCATGTCTCGAAATCCTTTGGCAATCTGAAGGTGCTCAAAGATGTCAGCTTCGATGTGCAGCCGGGTGAGGTCCATGCCTTGCTGGGCGAGAACGGCGCCGGCAAATCGACGCTGATCAAGATCATATCCGGCGTCCTCCATCCTGATGAAGGTGAGCTGCGCATTGCCGGCGAAACGGCACGCCTCACATCGCCGCGTGACGCGCGGGCGCGTGGCATCGCCACCGTCTATCAGGAATTGCTGCTTTTTCCCGAACTGAGTGTGGCCGAGAACATCTATCTGGGCCATGCGCCGCGCACGCGCTGGGGCGCCATCGACTGGCCAGAGATGCGGGCCGGCGCGCGCCGCTTGCTCGATTCCCTCGACAGCCACGACCTCCATGTCGACACCAAGGTTGGACTTCTGTCGGTTGCCAACCGGCAGCGGGTCGAGATCGCCAAGGCGCTGTCGCAGGAAGCGCGCCTCCTGATCATGGACGAACCGACGGCAGCCTTGGCCGATGCCGATGCCAGGAAGCTGCTCGTCATCGTGCGCCGCCTGCGCGAGCGCGGTGTCGGCATCATCTATGTCAGCCACCGCATGCAGGAAATCTTTGCGCTCGCCGACCGGGTCACGGTCCTGCGCGACGGTGCCTTCATCGCCACCAAGCCGATCGGCGAGGTGACGGAAAGCGCGTTGGTCTCGATGATGGTGGGGCGTTCGATCGACCAGCTGTTCCCGAAGGTCGACACCCAGCCCGGGGCGACGGTGCTGGAGCTGCGACATGTCAGCCACCGCGATGTCGTGCGCAATGTCAGCCTGACCTTGCGGGCAGGCGAAATCTTAGGCATTGCCGGGCTGATCGGTTCGGGCCGCACGGAAACGGCGCTCACCATCTTTGGCATCACGCCGGCGACGTCGGGCGAGATCCTGATGGACGGCAAACCGGTCACAATCGAGAGCCCAGCCGCCGCCCGTGCGCTGGGCATTGCCTATGTGCCGGAGGATCGCGGGTTGCAGGGATTGGTGAAGCCGCAGACCATCCGCGAGAATGTGTCGCTGGCAATCATCGACCGGCTGGCGAAATTTCTGCTCATTGATCGGCGCCGTGAAGGGCAGCTGGCGCGGGAATCGATTACGCGCTTCGGCGTCCGCGCGCGCGGGCCGGAACAGGCCGTGCGGCAATTGTCCGGCGGCAACCAGCAGAAAGTGGTGCTGGCGAAATGGATCGCCACAAAGCCGCGCGTGCTGATCATGGATGAACCGACGCGCGGCATCGATGTCGGCGCCAAGGCGGAAATCCATGCCCTGATGAGCAGGCTGGCCGGGGAAGGCCTGGCGGTGCTGATGATATCGAGCGAACTCCCGGAGGTGCTGGGCATGAGCGACCGGGTGCTGGTGATGCGGGGTGGCGAAATCGTTGCCGCCTTCGACCGCGCCGATGCGACGCCCGATGCGGTGGGTGCTGCCATGACAGCTGCCGGCCAGTCTGCCTTGGTGGGTGCGGCATGA